Genomic DNA from Fibrobacter succinogenes:
ACAATCGGAGCCCACCAAGTTGAGGGAATCAGAAGGCAAAACATAATCCGCATAGTCCTTGCCCGAAAGGAACACCACCATGAAACTCTTGGCCGGAACAGTTACGTTTCCAAAGACCCAACGACGCGGATTTGTCAAATCATCCGTAAGAGAATAGCCCTTCAAACTCACAGGAGCATCGGACGAGTTATAGAATTCGACCCATCCCGGATCATTACCGTCATTGTCCTTGAGATTCGCATTTGTTGGAGAAATTTCAGAGAAGAAAACCGGGCTGTTCCCCAGGAACTGAGGAATCACTTCTTGAACGCTAGAACTCTGCGGAATCGCAAAAGAACTCGAGGAATTCACAATAACAGGCGATGAATTCGTCGAAACCATCTGGGATGATGACGATGCTGACACGCCCGGAATTCCAGACGAAGAAATGCCTGGTAAAACACCAGCCGAACTCGAAAGCCCAAGTCCAAAACCTGAATTAGCATCGGAGCTAACTTCACCAGCATCAGGTCCCATCGGGCTCAAATTTGAATCGTTCGAGTCTCCACATGCGGAGAGCATCAAGCCAAAACCAATCCCACAAAGCGCTATTTTCGAAAAATGATTCATTTCGATTCCCTTGATTTTTTTAGCGATACACCACAATCCAATCCATTGCTTAATTATACATTGATGAACAAAGCACGTCATTCTTTTTTTAGATACGCGTTGTAAAAGGATTGAGCATTTGACAACACAGAAAAAAGCGGAACAAGACGTTCCATTTTACTAAATTTTGTGAAAATTTTTCGTTGCACAAAAAGGAAATTTCATGAATTTCAGCGATTTTAGTAAGGCGAGTCAACAGTTCAATCAGTTCAGCCCCGAAATGAAAGAGCAAATGATGAAAATGGCAAAAGCTCGCATTAAAGAAAAGTTACTCAAGTGGCTCGCCACGCCGACATTCGTCGTGATTGGAATCACACTCGGAGCCGTCATCGGTGCACTCACAGCATGCTTCGGCGACATCAGCGACAGACTCTCTGCAATTCGTGACGCAAACCCGTTATACTTTATCCCGGCACTCGCGCTTGGCGGAGCTGCAATCGCATTCGCGTACAAGAAATGGGGACGCTGGACGGAACGCGGCATGGACCAAGTCTTTGCCGTCGGCCTCAACAAAGAAACGGACTTTCCGCTGGTCGCCATCCCCATGGCAGCCGTGAGCACTTGGATTACGCAACTCTTTGGCGGAAGCGCAGGCCGCGAAGGCGCCGCCATGCAAATCGGCTCTGCACTTTCGTACAACATAAGTAAAAAGTTACCATTCGAAAACGCAGCGCACATCATGCTCGTCACAGGCATGGCCGCTGGCTTCGCCGGAATTTTCCAAGCCCCCATGGCTGCGACCGCATTCGCATTAGAAGTTCTGTTAGTTGGACATTTGGAACTTTCCGCATTGTTCCCCGCTGCAGCCGCAGCATTTACCGCCTGCAAAGTTTCGAGCAAGCTCGGATTCCACAAGTTCAGCGTTGACTTGAGTTCGCTTCTTGATGCGAGCGGATTTTCAGCAAACATTTTCACGAACGAAGGTGCGCTCGACGGCAAGTTCCTCGTGAAGCTCGCGCTGATGGGCGTGCTCTTCGGAATTGTCGGTGGCGGTTTTGCAAAGCTCCTCGGACTCTCGCAAAACTTTTTCGCAAAGAAGTTTCCGAACAACATAAAAAGAATCGCAATTATGGGCGTTGGGATAAGCGCTTTGCTGCTCGTATTTTTCCAGGGACGTTACGCCGGACTTGGAACAAACTTGTTGGACATGTGTTTTGGAATCACCGGAAATGCAGACTTGATTGGGGATGCCGCGAATGTTGTAGGAACAGCCGATGCTGTTGGAACTGCCGCCGGGAATGCTACGGGGAGTGCCGCCGGAACCGCCGACTTAATTGGGAACGTCACCGGGTATGATTGGGTTATAAAATTCGCGCTCACGATACTCACACTCTCCGCCGGATTCGTAGGCGGTGTCGTGACCCCGCTTTTCGCCATCGGCGCTACGTTTGGCGTATTCGTTGCGGGAATGTTCGGAATGCCCGTTGCACTCGCCGCAGCACTCGGCCTTGCCGCCGTTTTCGCGAGCGCAAGCAACACGCTTTGGGCGCCCATCCTCATCGCAGGCGAAATCTTCGGATTCGATTGCCTCCCCGCATTTTTCATCGTCTGCACGGTCGCCTACATCTGCAATGGCGGACAATCGATTTATAAGCAGAAGAAGATTAGGATAAAGATTTAAAAAGCGAAGTCTTTTCATTACAAAAAGTCGTCCGCACAGCGGGCGACTTTTTTGCTTATCAAATCCGATTAAGCATTCTTCACAACTGTGTACTTTTCTATGTACTTTTCTGTGAACTTTTCTGTGTACTAGCATTAAAATTGGCATTTTCACCAATTAAAGTTCTTTTATCGAGCGAAGAAGTTTTCGTGTTTTTGGCAGTTTCCTTTAGCATAGCAATGATGTTGTGATACGCTTCCGTGTATTCAATTTGCATAATCGTAGTGATTTTATTGCCAGCATCTTTACTCGATGCCCCGCAGTGAAATAATTTCTCGCTTTTTAATCCATAATCCAAGAAAATATAGCGGTCGTGAAATTTTCCGTTCGTTTCATACACATTTAACGAGATGTCGGGGCGTACCTTTAAGAAATCCTTCTGCATCCGATCCGTTAACGTTTCAAAGCCACATTCATCACTATAAATCGTTACAGCTACTCCCTTGGCAATTTCACGCAACAAGTCCAGAGTCTTCACGCCAATGTAATCATCGACAATCGTAATTGACTTTTTTGCCAAGCCATAAATCTGCATATAGGCGACATCCGCTTCCAGCTTACGCCCGTTCAAAATCAAGAAATGTTTGAAAGTGCTTGGATCAATGAAATTTTCCATAACTTTTTGAAGGTCCGACTTCATCACTGAAACATCTTCACGCGTCTCGGCAAGACCGTCACGAATCTCGGCAATATCCTTCGCATTCTGAACCGTATGGGAAGCAATTTGAGCTATACCATCAGACCCCAGCAAACTTTGATTTTCAGCAACAATGTAGTCCTTCATCTGCTTAAAAAGGCGGATAAGAGCCTTGCTTTGAGCCGTAGCACGCTCGCCCTTGAGAACCGTCATGAGCATATAAATGCCCTGCTCGGTAAATGCATAAGGTGCATACCTAACACCGCCCCAACTTGAGGTGCAATTTTTGCACCTCAAGATATCTTGCAACTCAAATTTACTCCCGTCACTTGAGGTCAATTTTTTTGACCTCAAGTTGTCTTTTGGCTCAAAATTGGCTAATTTCAAAGAATTTTGAGGTTCTAAAATCAAATTTTTTGACCTTGAAAGTTCTTCAATTTCGCTGTTTGATAACTGAAAGCGAAAATCCTCGTCAAATTTTTCAATATTATTCTTGACCTGTCGATTGAATGCTTTAGTGCTATACCCGTAAATCTCAGCCAAATCGGCATCAAGCATTACCTTGAGCCCACGAATCGTATAGATTCGAGACTTGAGCATATTCTCATCAATCAGGGAAAATTCAGACTTTGCCGAAACTTCAACTTCGCCAACACTTGTGGCAGCGGCAATAACTTTTTTCATTTTTCACTCCTTTGCGGAACAAGCAAAAAATCCGCAAATACAAATTCTACGTTTATAAAATACACAAACGTACACCATTCGTCAAGAGGTGGGATATTTTTTCTCATTCATTTTAAACTTGATCTATTATTTTGACTTTCTTTCAATTTAAAAGTTATGTTTCCATTTTTAGTTTTAGTCCACATTTCTTTTAAATTCGCATTTTACACAACCTATAAAAGGACCATTCTGTTTTTTTAAACGACCACCACATCTAGGACATGTCCATATTTCAGTATTTAGATCCATGCCGTAATCATCTTTAATTTCTTTGAAGAAACAAGACGCATTTTCATTTTTTGTTGGAGTAACAAAAATCACTTTTTTCTTTGCACGAGTCATTGCCACATAAAAAAGACGTCGTTCTTCCGCAAATGGATACCTCTCAGAATTTTCTGCAAACAACTTCATTATAGGAGCATCTTCAATTTTACTCGGAAAACCATACCTGCCGTTCTTAGTATTCAAAATGAAAACATAATCGGCCTGCAACCCCTTTGATGCATGAATCGTTAAAAAACTAATAGACAAATCCTCACGAGCAAGAATTTTATAAACTCCATCATTATTTTTCACTACAAAATCTTTCAAAAGTTTTTTCATAATTTTTTCATCATCTTTATAACGACCTAGAAAGAACACTTTACTATCACGAGGCAGTTCTAGCAATCTCCATTTCCACAATTCTTCACCCAATACATAACCATCATCTTTTAATGGCGTTCTCAATAGTTTATTAATCTGAGCAGGATTTTTCATTATAAAGCGACTACTAACTTCAATGAGGCGTTTTGGAAATCTATAAGTAGTTTCTATTTTTTTCTTTTCCGTCGGTCCCCAATACTTTTCAAATTCTAGAATGTAATTAACATCACTACCATCAAATCGATAAATGCTCTGCCAATCATCACCAACACAAAACAATCTAAAATCAGAAGAATCACGAAGTACTTTTAATAAGTTATATCTTGACTTCGACATATCCTGATATTCATCAACAATCACCATTTTGTACGGATTATTATATTTTCCATTTTTAATATAATTTATAGCTCCGTTAATCATATCGCTAAAATCTATTTGATTCGTCGTCAAGAGCATATCAACATACGCTCTATAAATCGGTTCAAACAGATGCAATAAATCGTTATTATAGATACGCTCTAATCTATTGCGATAAAGCCTGTTTTTTTCATAAAGTTTTTCAATTGACAATCCATTTGTTTTAGCCTTATTCAGCATTGATCTAAAAAGCAAAGAAATCCTTTCGAGCATCATATTACTTTCATATACACTTTTTAAGATTTCCCATATTTCTTTTGCAGAGCGCGGCTTAAACACAACCCCTTGATTAACAAGCTTTTGTTTCAAACTATCAAGAAGATTTCCTTCAAACTTTTCGAAAGCAAAGCATTCTACAAATTTGGTATTATATTCTCTATGAATTTTTCTCTTCCATGCAATCCCATCCAAATATGTTTGACATGCATTTTTCCCATTCTTTCCAGTAAAAAAATCCGCCACTCGTTTTTGCCGATTGATTCCCAAATATTCAATGTAAATATTGTATTGTGGTAAATAGAAATCAGGTTGATATTGTCGATAATTTTCGGTAGCAGTTGAAAATTTATAAGGCTTTTCATATTCATATGCAATTTGATTTTGCCATAGAAAATTAGCAATATCCATTTCGCCATAGCTCTTAACAGAAATTCCATCAATCGTTTTCGGCGGATTATCTTTTATGTATTGATCGTATTCCTCAAGGTTTTTAAAACAATCTATACTTTTTGATTTTTCTTTATCATATAGCAAAAAATCACATAATAGACTTAAATAGTCTATACTCCCCATTACCTTTTGAAGTTGTCCACTAATAAACCTATAAAGATTTTTGCCATCATATACAGCTCGTTTGCCTTCATATTTAGCAAGAACCTTATCATAACCCAAAGAATGAAAAGTACAAACATCTATCGGAACACCAATATTAGCATCAAGCTGTTTTCTCATATCCTCAACTGTTCTATTTGTAAAAGACAATACCAATATTTCGTTAGGCTTATACATTCCTTTCTTGAGCAAATACTTAACTTTTCCCACAATAGTTGTTGTTTTTCCCGTCCCTGCACCAGCAATGACTAGTTGATTACGAGCATCAGAAACAACGCACTGCAATTGTTGGTCATCTAAACAGAATCCATTGATGTTGCCAATTACTTTTTTAGCATCAGCTATACGAATAGCAACGACATTATCGTTATGAGATTTCTGCCGTTGAAACAACGATTTTAGCAACAAAAAGAACTGTTCCCAAGATTCCTTGTAAGACGAATAAAATGATATTTTTTCAAATATTTTTGGGGATCTTTTTTTCAGCAAATTAACAAAAGCTTGATTTTGCTTTTTCCACAAATCAATTTTTTCATCTGAAATATATTCATCAGAATTCGAAAAAATTGCATCCATACCATTTTGGCAGGTCTTTATTTTTTGAATCAAATCACAACATTCTTGTTCTAACACAACCATCTTAGTTCTTTGATGATCAACATAATCTTTTATAAAAGAAGAACACAATGTCGTTGAATTTAAATGGGATTTCATATTCAGGAATATAATTTAAAAAGAACATCTATAAACACCCTTTTCCATCAACATTTACAATAAATACAAGCCCGGGGCGTTGCGGGGCGCGGCGACTGAGCGCCCCGCTCGAAGGGGTGCGCGGATGAATCGGCTAGGTTCCGGCTCGGAGGCCGGAATGACGACGAATAAGAAGCGAGGGGACAACTGTATAAGGCGAGCGTTGCGACAGATTGCTCGCAAGCTGTCATAACCGAGCCGAACAGTTGAGACTTGAGCGTAGCGAAAGTCTAACGCTTTTCCCCTCCAATCAAAAAAAATTTCAAATTGATATTGACAAACAGCTTCTTTTTGATTTATTTTTAGTGCACAAATGTTCAAATTTCAAGACCCGCAATTTCATGCATGTTTGCGGGAAGGAGTAAATATGACTACTAGCCAAGATAGGCCGAAAAATGTTATATTGCCCGTAAGCAATATGATGTACCCATTCATGACACTTGACGATAACGCCGAAATAGTCCATTCCGAAATGGGAAAGGACGGTCGCGTCAAGGTATACATTGAGAAGCCCGACGCAAAGGATGGCTTCCACCGGGCAACATGCTACTTACCCTCCTATACATGGGAAGATATATTCGGATTTTCAGATGAGGAAATCGATCGCTATAAGAAAGTGATTGAGTCTACGGCTCATTTGATAATGGAATTTTCTCAGAAAGGCGGGTTTAGCAATGCCGCAAATCTTTAAGATCGGATCGTTTTGGGTTTATTTCTGGTCTAACGAGAATAATCCATTAGAACCAATT
This window encodes:
- a CDS encoding chloride channel protein, whose translation is MNFSDFSKASQQFNQFSPEMKEQMMKMAKARIKEKLLKWLATPTFVVIGITLGAVIGALTACFGDISDRLSAIRDANPLYFIPALALGGAAIAFAYKKWGRWTERGMDQVFAVGLNKETDFPLVAIPMAAVSTWITQLFGGSAGREGAAMQIGSALSYNISKKLPFENAAHIMLVTGMAAGFAGIFQAPMAATAFALEVLLVGHLELSALFPAAAAAFTACKVSSKLGFHKFSVDLSSLLDASGFSANIFTNEGALDGKFLVKLALMGVLFGIVGGGFAKLLGLSQNFFAKKFPNNIKRIAIMGVGISALLLVFFQGRYAGLGTNLLDMCFGITGNADLIGDAANVVGTADAVGTAAGNATGSAAGTADLIGNVTGYDWVIKFALTILTLSAGFVGGVVTPLFAIGATFGVFVAGMFGMPVALAAALGLAAVFASASNTLWAPILIAGEIFGFDCLPAFFIVCTVAYICNGGQSIYKQKKIRIKI
- a CDS encoding ORF6N domain-containing protein, translating into MLKSRIYTIRGLKVMLDADLAEIYGYSTKAFNRQVKNNIEKFDEDFRFQLSNSEIEELSRSKNLILEPQNSLKLANFEPKDNLRSKKLTSSDGSKFELQDILRCKNCTSSWGGVRYAPYAFTEQGIYMLMTVLKGERATAQSKALIRLFKQMKDYIVAENQSLLGSDGIAQIASHTVQNAKDIAEIRDGLAETREDVSVMKSDLQKVMENFIDPSTFKHFLILNGRKLEADVAYMQIYGLAKKSITIVDDYIGVKTLDLLREIAKGVAVTIYSDECGFETLTDRMQKDFLKVRPDISLNVYETNGKFHDRYIFLDYGLKSEKLFHCGASSKDAGNKITTIMQIEYTEAYHNIIAMLKETAKNTKTSSLDKRTLIGENANFNASTQKSSQKST
- a CDS encoding UvrD-helicase domain-containing protein gives rise to the protein MVVLEQECCDLIQKIKTCQNGMDAIFSNSDEYISDEKIDLWKKQNQAFVNLLKKRSPKIFEKISFYSSYKESWEQFFLLLKSLFQRQKSHNDNVVAIRIADAKKVIGNINGFCLDDQQLQCVVSDARNQLVIAGAGTGKTTTIVGKVKYLLKKGMYKPNEILVLSFTNRTVEDMRKQLDANIGVPIDVCTFHSLGYDKVLAKYEGKRAVYDGKNLYRFISGQLQKVMGSIDYLSLLCDFLLYDKEKSKSIDCFKNLEEYDQYIKDNPPKTIDGISVKSYGEMDIANFLWQNQIAYEYEKPYKFSTATENYRQYQPDFYLPQYNIYIEYLGINRQKRVADFFTGKNGKNACQTYLDGIAWKRKIHREYNTKFVECFAFEKFEGNLLDSLKQKLVNQGVVFKPRSAKEIWEILKSVYESNMMLERISLLFRSMLNKAKTNGLSIEKLYEKNRLYRNRLERIYNNDLLHLFEPIYRAYVDMLLTTNQIDFSDMINGAINYIKNGKYNNPYKMVIVDEYQDMSKSRYNLLKVLRDSSDFRLFCVGDDWQSIYRFDGSDVNYILEFEKYWGPTEKKKIETTYRFPKRLIEVSSRFIMKNPAQINKLLRTPLKDDGYVLGEELWKWRLLELPRDSKVFFLGRYKDDEKIMKKLLKDFVVKNNDGVYKILAREDLSISFLTIHASKGLQADYVFILNTKNGRYGFPSKIEDAPIMKLFAENSERYPFAEERRLFYVAMTRAKKKVIFVTPTKNENASCFFKEIKDDYGMDLNTEIWTCPRCGGRLKKQNGPFIGCVKCEFKRNVD